The genomic region ACAATTCCTCTGTCCTTCCCGGTACGCACCAATCGGCCAAATCCCTGCTTGAACCGAATGACCGCTTGCGGCACGGACAGTTTCATAAAAGGATTTTTCTTTTGCTCCTGGAGCAGCTCACTCTTGGCTTCCACCAGCGGATGATTCGGTGGCTGGAACGGCAATCTTACAATAGCGAGACAGGTTAGCGCATCACCCGGGATATCTACACCCTCCCAGAAGCTGCTTGTGCCCAGAAGTACCGTAGCTTTGGCATCCTGGAACCTGCGAGTCAGCTTGGAGCGGCTTCCACTGTCCACGCCTTGCCCCAGCAACGAGATGTCGTTACCAGACAACGCCTCCTTGAGCGGATCATAGACCTGTCGCAACATCTTGTATGAAGTAAACAGAACCATCATGCGTCCACGGGTGGCAATTGCTGTCTCTGCGAGGGACTGCACCAGCATATTAACAAAGTGCGCATCACCCACACTGCCCTTCACACTCGGGAAATCACGCGGAATCACCAAAAGTGCCTGATCACGATAGTTGAAAGGTGATGGCAGCATCGACGTTAATAGCCGATTATTATCGGCGGCTTCCTGCAAGCCAAGCTGCTCAATCATGAACTGGAATGACTTATCGACAGAGAGCGTAGCCGATGTAAGCACAACGCTTTTCTTTTTGTCAAAAAACAAATCCTTAAGTTGTGCACTGACATCTACAGGTACAGCATACAGCTGAAGCGATTTGCTGCGGAACTGGCCGCTGGCTTCCATCCAGTACACCGTTTTGGCATCATCCATACGCATGAAGAACCGTAGATTCTCCTTCAACGTAGTCAGATCTTTCAGCAATCCTGTGATGTCCGTGATCAGGCTATCCGATTGATAATCATCCTGATCTTCCTTCACCTCAAGCAGCAATTTGTCCCCTTTGCGAACCAAATCACCCAGTGTCACATAGATCTGGTTCTCCAGATCCTGCAACTCTTGCCATTTCGCAGGTTTCTGAGATGCCTTCAGACGCAGGGAAAATTGACCTGTCTCTCCCGGTGAAGCATCACTTCGTTCAGGCAACAGCCCGAACAGAGCATCGCTCATACGATCCCATAACTCTTTGACCTCAAGAGCGAGCGGAAACATCTGATCCACCATGGAGCCCCATTGCACCGAATTTTCATGTCCGGATAACTGCGAACGAAGCATAGGCAGCTGACCATTACGACTGTCTTTAAACAGACGGGTCAGTGTATGAACCAACGTGAAATATTTCATATGCATTCCAAGATGTTTACCAGCTACATCCTCCAGATGATGGGCCTCATCGATCACAAGACTCTCATAAGCTGGCAGCAGCTGATGTGCTGCTTTGACATCCGTAAATAATTTGGAGTGATTGGTGATTACAATATCTGACAACCCGGCCTCATGTTTGGCACGATGATAGAAACATTTGCGGAACCATGGACAGGATCTTCCCAGACATGACTCGGATTCGCTTTGTACGGTCTCCCAGAAGTCCCCACCGCGTCCGCTAAGGTTAAGTTCCTCATCATCTCCGGTTTCGGTCTGCGTAAGCCAGACGATCATCTGGGCAGCTGTGAAATAATCCTCTTTCGGTGTGGCGAATTCACGTTTATTGATTTTGTGTTCAAATTTGCGCAGGCACAGGTAATGTCCACGTCCTTTGAATACAGCAGCCTTAAACGGAAACGGAACCACTTGGGTCAGCATCGGAATGTCCCGCTCTCTCAATTGTTCCTGCAGGTTGATCGTATGCGTGCTGACCATGACTTTCTGTTCTTGCTTCACACTTTCGTAAATAGCAGGCAACAGATACCCCAGAGATTTACCGGTACCCGTTCCAGCTTCGATCAAGAGGTGTTTCTCTTCGTCCAAAGCTTGCCTTACACTGCTGAACATCTGAGTCTGCGCTTCGCGCTCTTCATAATGATCCAGCGTATCCTTCAGGTTCTCCCGAACCTGGTCCATAAACTGTTCGAAGCTTACACCATCAAGGGGGTTACCCTCACGTTCATCACGTGGTGCACCAATATCCGTCCAATCACTCACATTAAGAGCAAGCTGACGATAATAGGTATGTCCGTCCAGGTCCTGGATCGGCTCTGCTTCCTTCTCACTGCGCATTCCGTCCAAGAACCAACCCAAGTCACTGTCTTCTGGTGCGAACAGGTCACTGAGCCGCTGAATCGTTATGAGCGGTAATTCCTTTAACTCATCCAGACATTTGAGCAGCACATAGGCTGTCGCCAGTGCATCACTGTCAGCCTGATGAGGGCGATCATGCTGAAAACCAAATTCTGAAGACACATAACCAAGTTGATAAGAACCAAGTGATGGGAACGTAATCTTCAGAAAATCAATCGTGTCCAGAATACGGCCTGTGAACGGCAAATAACCGCAACGGTCCAGAGCATTCTGTAAAAAGTGAAAATCAAAAGCAACGTTGTGTCCAACAAGAACCACATCGTTAAGCAGCGGAACCATCTCCATCATCATCTCTTCGAGTGATGGAGCATCCGCCACATCGGCATCGGTAATACCCGTTAATCCCGAAATAAACGGGGGAATCGGTACACCAGGGTTCACATAAGAACTATATATTTGAGTTATGCTGAAGTCATGATCTATGATGGCAAGTCCGGCCTGTATAATCTCACCGTCGGACTGCGTGCCGGTTGTTTCGAAATCCAATACGGCATATTTCATTGCAATGTACGGTCCCTTCCATTCCAGTCTATGTTACAGCATAGCAAAAAAAAGGGGATTTGAAAATTAACTGACAAAAAAGCGGTGTTCCCACCGCTATGCCAAAGGAGGGAACACCGTTTTTTGTCGCCGAATTCCCGCTTAATGAAGGGTTGTCAGCTGATTCGCATATTGCAATTTTCCCCTGTTCAACCTGCAAGCTTCCATGTTGTACAGTGGTTCGGTCAATGTCGGGTCATACTGAAGGGCCTGTGCAAAGAGTGAACATGCAGCTTCCGGATTCGCAAGTTTGGCTTGAATACAGCCCAGAGCGTTACATACAAGCCCTTTTAAGCGAGGCGAACCCTTAAGGTACATGATCTGCTGCAAATGTGTCCCGGCTTCCGCCATTTGTTCCAGATTCAGATACGCGAGCGCCAGGTAAAAACGAGTTAATGCACTCTCCGGATGGTCGGTCACAACCTGGGAGAACTGCATAATCGCCTGCCGATACATCTGTAATTTGAAATAGCCCTGACCCCGACTGAAATATTCCAGATGGAGTTCAGGCAAAGCGGTAACAGCTTCCTGTTCTGGTTCAAGGGAAGCAGGCTTATCCATCTCCCGCTCCCTCACCTGGCTCATCTTTTCTTCAAACATCAGCCATTCATCCAGCATTCCGTCACTCATCCGCTTAAGCAAGTTCCACTTTTGCAGCAATTCCTGTTTGTTCAGGCCTTCAGCGGAAGGATAGCTCTTGATAATTTCATCTAACATGTCGTTCATTTCTGCGAAAACATGCTGGAACATCGATGCATCCCCACCCTTGAAAAAATGGATTAGTGCAGTGACCTGTACTCATTTTTTGCTTCAAGGGCCGATTTCATTCTCCTTACCAGTCGATTACATAATCGTGGCGTGCACTTCCTGCTTCATCGTTTGTACAGGTTTATTCTGTCCATCTACAAATACAACCGTTGGTTTGTGAGTATTTGCCTCTTCTTGAGACATCATGGCGTAAGAAATGATAATGACGTTATCTCCAGGCTGTACCAGACGTGCAGCTGCGCCGTTAAGACAGATGACCCCGCTTCCGCGCGGTCCTGGAATCACATAAGTTTCCAGACGTGCACCGTTGTTGTTGTTCACGATTTGCACTTTCTCGTTTTCCATCAAGTCGGATGTTTCCATCAAGTCTTCATCTATGGTAATGCTACCCACATAGTTCAAGTTGGCTTCCGTTACCGTAGCCCGGTGAATTTTGGATTTCATCAGTGTTCTAAACATGGGACAGTACCTCCGATTTTTGCAACCTAATATTGTCAATCAATCTTGTTTTTCCGAATTTCACCGCAAGTGCGATGAGCAGATCGTCACGTCCTTGAACTTCTTCCTGATCTGAGAGCGGCTCAAGGCTAGGAAAAGCCTGAATCTCGGCATAGTCAATAATGGCAAGCGGTGAGCTTGTAATATGCTCGCGCAAGATGCGACGGATATCTGCGGCTGTAGTAACTAGACCTGTATCTGCAGCTTCCTGAGCTGCGCGCAGTGCCTTTGACAGAACCAACGCCTGTGTACGCTGTTCTGCGCTAAGATAGACATTACGTGAACTGAGGGCAAGACCATCCTCTTCCCGAACAATCGGACAAGGCACAATTTCTACAGGCATATTCAAATCATTCACCATCTGTTGAATGACCGCAACCTGCTGAGCGTCTTTCATCCCGAAAAATGCACGCTGTGGTTGTACGATGTTGAAAAGCTTGGATACTACAGTCGTTACGCCGTCAAAATGTCCCGGGCGGGAAGCGCCACATAAGCGCTCCGTCAGTTGTGAGACAGATACTGTCGTTTGCGTTGCCTGTGGATACATCTCTTCAACAGAGGGAATAAATACAATATCTACCCCTTGTGAGCGTGCTGTCTCCACATCCCTGGCTTCATCCCGCGGATAGCTGTCAAAATCTTCATTGGGTCCAAATTGAATCGGATTAACGAATATGCTTAATACCACGATATCGCTCTGTTGTTGGGCTGCTTGCATCAAGCTTGCATGACCTTCATGAAGATAACCCATTGTCGGTACCAGACCTACAACGGATGCATTGGACCGAATCGCTTGACGCATCAAGCTTAGCTCCTGTCTTAACTCTGCGATTGTCCGTAATACTTTCATGAGTTACTTCCCACCTTTTCCTTACGTTGTCCATACAGTTGATCCAGAACGCCAGCATCCGTAGCATTAAACACGTGCTCTTGGGCCGGGAAAGAACGATCTTTAACTTCCTTCACGTAGGCTTCAATACTGGTTCTGATTAATGCACCCACATCTCCATAGGTTTTGACAAAACGTTTAGGCGTATACGGAGAAGCATACTGAACCACATCGTGGAACACCAGCACCTGACCATCACAGCCTCGTCCTGCTCCAATCCCGATGGTAGGGATGGAGAGTTCCTCCGAGATTGCCCGAGCGACTTCTTCCGTAACCAGTTCAAGCACTATGCCGAACGCGCCTGCAGCTTCCAAAGCTTTGGCTTCGTCCATCAGACGTTTCGCATCTGCTGCATCCTTGCCCTGAATACGGTAACCACCAATCTGATTAACAGATTGAGGTGTCAGTCCGATA from Paenibacillus sp. FSL R5-0341 harbors:
- the dinG gene encoding ATP-dependent DNA helicase DinG, giving the protein MKYAVLDFETTGTQSDGEIIQAGLAIIDHDFSITQIYSSYVNPGVPIPPFISGLTGITDADVADAPSLEEMMMEMVPLLNDVVLVGHNVAFDFHFLQNALDRCGYLPFTGRILDTIDFLKITFPSLGSYQLGYVSSEFGFQHDRPHQADSDALATAYVLLKCLDELKELPLITIQRLSDLFAPEDSDLGWFLDGMRSEKEAEPIQDLDGHTYYRQLALNVSDWTDIGAPRDEREGNPLDGVSFEQFMDQVRENLKDTLDHYEEREAQTQMFSSVRQALDEEKHLLIEAGTGTGKSLGYLLPAIYESVKQEQKVMVSTHTINLQEQLRERDIPMLTQVVPFPFKAAVFKGRGHYLCLRKFEHKINKREFATPKEDYFTAAQMIVWLTQTETGDDEELNLSGRGGDFWETVQSESESCLGRSCPWFRKCFYHRAKHEAGLSDIVITNHSKLFTDVKAAHQLLPAYESLVIDEAHHLEDVAGKHLGMHMKYFTLVHTLTRLFKDSRNGQLPMLRSQLSGHENSVQWGSMVDQMFPLALEVKELWDRMSDALFGLLPERSDASPGETGQFSLRLKASQKPAKWQELQDLENQIYVTLGDLVRKGDKLLLEVKEDQDDYQSDSLITDITGLLKDLTTLKENLRFFMRMDDAKTVYWMEASGQFRSKSLQLYAVPVDVSAQLKDLFFDKKKSVVLTSATLSVDKSFQFMIEQLGLQEAADNNRLLTSMLPSPFNYRDQALLVIPRDFPSVKGSVGDAHFVNMLVQSLAETAIATRGRMMVLFTSYKMLRQVYDPLKEALSGNDISLLGQGVDSGSRSKLTRRFQDAKATVLLGTSSFWEGVDIPGDALTCLAIVRLPFQPPNHPLVEAKSELLQEQKKNPFMKLSVPQAVIRFKQGFGRLVRTGKDRGIVIVYDTRVIEAYYGKFFLYSLPGPKMEHMLTEQMVPRITEWLEKPAKEQE
- the panB gene encoding 3-methyl-2-oxobutanoate hydroxymethyltransferase, whose translation is MANKQAMNIVKMKKYKQDGVPLSMITAYDYPTALLAEEAGIDLILVGDSLGNVVLGYNSTLPVTIDDMVYHTRSVVRGAEKTFIVADMPFMTYHGSVDETLKGVRRLMQEGHAHAVKMEGGVEIADTVRAVVQAGVPVLGHIGLTPQSVNQIGGYRIQGKDAADAKRLMDEAKALEAAGAFGIVLELVTEEVARAISEELSIPTIGIGAGRGCDGQVLVFHDVVQYASPYTPKRFVKTYGDVGALIRTSIEAYVKEVKDRSFPAQEHVFNATDAGVLDQLYGQRKEKVGSNS
- the panD gene encoding aspartate 1-decarboxylase, with translation MFRTLMKSKIHRATVTEANLNYVGSITIDEDLMETSDLMENEKVQIVNNNNGARLETYVIPGPRGSGVICLNGAAARLVQPGDNVIIISYAMMSQEEANTHKPTVVFVDGQNKPVQTMKQEVHATIM
- a CDS encoding tetratricopeptide repeat protein, with the protein product MNDMLDEIIKSYPSAEGLNKQELLQKWNLLKRMSDGMLDEWLMFEEKMSQVREREMDKPASLEPEQEAVTALPELHLEYFSRGQGYFKLQMYRQAIMQFSQVVTDHPESALTRFYLALAYLNLEQMAEAGTHLQQIMYLKGSPRLKGLVCNALGCIQAKLANPEAACSLFAQALQYDPTLTEPLYNMEACRLNRGKLQYANQLTTLH
- the panC gene encoding pantoate--beta-alanine ligase; this encodes MKVLRTIAELRQELSLMRQAIRSNASVVGLVPTMGYLHEGHASLMQAAQQQSDIVVLSIFVNPIQFGPNEDFDSYPRDEARDVETARSQGVDIVFIPSVEEMYPQATQTTVSVSQLTERLCGASRPGHFDGVTTVVSKLFNIVQPQRAFFGMKDAQQVAVIQQMVNDLNMPVEIVPCPIVREEDGLALSSRNVYLSAEQRTQALVLSKALRAAQEAADTGLVTTAADIRRILREHITSSPLAIIDYAEIQAFPSLEPLSDQEEVQGRDDLLIALAVKFGKTRLIDNIRLQKSEVLSHV